In Tenebrio molitor chromosome 6, icTenMoli1.1, whole genome shotgun sequence, one genomic interval encodes:
- the Sfmbt gene encoding polycomb protein Sfmbt, which yields MNVYTMPGVADMGMVWMGAGQPNPEMSMELMSGDNTDMLLEHENPYFTPSLHSMSNQSMDDINTIHSSQMDGMENLDMMQYIDMKHESNDSSYAEEDSQNPVYMITTATQTLPCPTRKIKPIKHPGLVLKTPIAYQSNTDPSVIPIQKDGIAVCEKCGAIGVKHAFYTRERRFCSMACARGYSGLIPEPLPLSQQQTPENHHFAKHRFTMKTEDDFTNTVTDQEFPQLPPAPVLPPIDETVPLTRRKSAEPANSHDWDSQLNDQYFVAAPVTCFKHAPMCDIWENIMVGMKVEVENTDCDNVSDAFPDSFWVATVMKIVGYKALLRYEGFGSNDSKDFWVSLCSNQVHSVGWCATRGKPLIPPKTIEDKYGDWKDFLSKRLTGARTLPSNFSNKASDSLKSRFQCGLNLEVVDKNRISQVKVAIVHKIVGKRLNVKYFDLPSDDGGFWCHEDSPLLHPVGWAKKVGHHLVAPVNYLERVNHSIYDEDDATDELFTPFQVGSKEISTEGGFRTGMKLEAIDPLNLSSICVATVMNVLRHGYIMIRIDTYESDMTGADWFCYHIKSPCIFPVGFCEKYGIPLTPPKSYDPETFTWTTYLAETNNEAASPELFSSYIPLHGFVPGMKIEAADLMDPRLVCVATVAKVAGRLLKVHFDGWEEEYDQWLDCESPDIYPVGWCQSVGHKLEGPPALPKVATPVVKLAKGMKKRGRKKKIKDVPPKLPTATKVIKAEHQEQEQTSPSVKDDMEVVDDNQGPEAGQEPAGPDQSLPVSTDVNPPPERKATSYINTTPTSTKLIPRLVDNSGGSCETGELCPEEWNVFDVAQFLRVNDCANYCDSFSKQKVDGKTLMNLNKEDILEYTGGKVGPSLKIFDLIQQLKIKVNPAQIRHMKANIKKFL from the exons ATGAACg tATATACAATGCCTGGGGTTGCTGATATGGGCATGGTGTGGATGGGTGCAGGTCAACCCAATCCTGAAATGTCGATGGAATTAATGTCAGGAGATAATACAGACATGTTACTGGAACACGAGAATCCATATTTCACCCCATCTCTTCACAGCATGTCAAATCAGTCAATGGATGATATTAATACGATTCACAGCTCACAGATG GATGGCATGGAAAATTTAGATATGATGCAATATATTGATATGAAACATGAAAGTAATGACTCAAGTTATGCAGAGGAAGACAGTCAAAATCCTGTATATATGATCACAACAGCCACTCAAACATTACCATGTCCCACTAGGAAAATAAAACCCATCAAACATCCAGGTTTGGTTCTTAAGACACCTATAGCGTATCAGAGCAATACTGATCCTTCAGTTATACCAATTCAGAAAGATGGAATTG cTGTGTGTGAAAAATGTGGAGCAATTGGTGTAAAACATGCTTTTTACACTAGAGAGAGGCGGTTTTGTAGTATGGCGTGTGCTCGGGGGTACAGCGGATTAATACCAGAACCTCTCCCACTGTCCCAACAACAGACACCTGAAAACCATCATTTTGCTAAACATCGCTTTACTATGAAAACAGAAGACGACTTTACAAATACGGTAACAGATCAAGAATTTCCACAATTACCACCAGCCCCTGTACTACCCCCAATCGACGAGACTGTCCCATTAACCCGACGAAAATCAGCGGAACCTGCAAATTCTCACGACTGGGACTCTCAATTGAATGATCAATATTTTGTGGCAGCTCCTGTGACTTGCTTCAAGCACGCCCCAATGTGTGACATTTGGGAAAATATAATGGTCGGCATGAAAGTAGAGGTTGAAAATACCGATTGTGATAACGTGTCCGACGCATTTCCCGATTCATTTTGGGTCGCCACGGTGATGAAAATCGTCGGGTACAAGGCTTTACTGCGTTATGAAGGGTTTGGATCGAACGATTCGAAAGATTTTTGGGTCTCGCTGTGCTCAAATCAGGTTCACTCGGTCGGGTGGTGTGCCACAAGGGGCAAACCGTTGATACCGCCCAAAACTATTGAAGACAAGTACGGCGACTGGAAAGATTTTTTGAGCAAACGCTTGACAGGAGCGCGAACTCTACCTTCGAATTTTAGCAATAAAGCAAGCGATAGTCTTAAGTCTAGGTTTCAGTGCGGCCTTAATTTAGAAGTTGTCGATAAAAATAGAATATCGCAAGTTAAGGTCGCCATTGTTCATAAGATCGTCGGGAAGAGGTTGAACGTGAAATATTTCGATTTGCCCTCTGACGACGGCGGATTTTGGTGTCACGAAGATTCACCGCTTCTTCATCCCGTGGGATGGGCCAAAAAG GTTGGTCATCATTTGGTGGCACCGGTAAATTATTTGGAACGCGTCAACCACAGCATCTACGATGAAGACGACGCCACCGACGAACTCTTCACGCCTTTCCAAGTCGGTTCGAAGGAGATTTCGACTGAAGGAGGATTCCGTACGGGTATGAAATTGGAAGCGATCGATCCACTCAATCTATCCTCGATATGCGTGGCGACAGTAATGAACGTTTTGCGTCACGGTTACATCATGATTCGAATAGATACATACGAATCAGACATGACCGGAGCCGATTGGTTTTGTTACCACATAAAATCTCCCTGCATTTTCCCAGTAGGTTTCTGTGAGAAATACGGAATTCCGTTGACACCACCGAAAAGTTACGATCCGGAAACCTTCACTTGGACCACGTATCTCGCGGAGACCAATAACGAAGCAGCTAGTCCAGAACTGTTCAGTTCATACATACCTCTTCACGGTTTCGTACCCGGGATGAAAATCGAGGCTGCTGATCTGATGGATCCCAGGCTGGTCTGCGTGGCCACTGTTGCCAAAGTCGCAGGCAGATTGTTGAAAGTACATTTCGACGGTTGGGAAGAGGAGTACGACCAGTGGTTGGATTGCGAAAGTCCTGATATTTATCCAGTCGGGTGGTGTCAGAGCGTGGGACACAAGCTCGAAGGACCACCGGCGTTACCGAAGGTCGCAACGCCCGTCGTCAAGTTGGCAAAAG gTATGAAGAAGAGGGGaaggaaaaagaaaatcaaagatgTGCCGCCCAAACTACCGACCGCGACGAAAGTCATCAAAGCAGAACATCAAGAGCAGGAGCAGACCTCTCCGTCTGTCAAGGACGACATGGAAGTTGTCGACGACAATCAAGGTCCGGAAGCGGGCCAAGAACCGGCCGGTCCGGACCAAAGTTTACCAGTTTCTACAGATGTCAATCCGCCCCCAGAACGCAAAGCGACGTCATACATAAAT ACCACGCCCACGAGTACCAAACTGATTCCTCGACTGGTGGATAATTCGGGAGGAAGTTGCGAAACGGGTGAATTGTGTCCGGAAGAGTGGAACGTCTTCGACGTGGCTCAATTCCTGCGAGTTAACGATTGTGCGAATTACTGCGATTCTTTCAGCAAACAG AAAGTGGACGGTAAAACGCTGATGAATCTCAATAAAGAGGATATTTTAGAGTACACTGGCGGTAAAGTAGGACCGTCGCTTAAAATATTCGATCTCATACAGCaactaaaaattaaagtaaacccAGCGCAAATTCGCCATATGAAAGCAAACATCAAAAAGTTTTTATAG
- the LOC138133509 gene encoding serine hydrolase-like protein 2, translated as MMNIDEIKIIVPWGHIAAKVWGNLNDPIVLVFHGIMDNAGSFDRLIPHLPKSFCYVCIDLPGHGRSSHFPPFFPAYTLNNIIVYKMIMQHFKREKYIVIGHSYGGQIGFLFAQLYPEYVEKLIMFDTIHIFPVHTGQFKQNLRDKFDFCISLDEKTKTNNRPTYTYAEALQKLQDQRFNGYISPEAAETLLQRGIASVGDGKYVFTVDLRMKQFINPLHDFRYILETLKKFPVTCPVLMVLGRDSELQQMYMKPITKFLKKYKNIMIKNVDGHHDVHNNEPEIVAPYVTKFLLMKKAKL; from the exons ATGATGAATattgatgaaattaaaatcattgttCCCTGGGGTCACATAGCAG CGAAAGTATGGGGCAACTTAAACGACCCCATCGTTTTGGTGTTCCACGGGATTATGGATAATGCCGGTTCCTTTGACAGATTAATTCCGCATCTCCCAAAGTCGTTTTGCTACGTTTGTATCGATCTACCAGGTCACGGAAGATCGAGCCATTTCCCCCCATTTTTCCCTGCCTACACACTCAACAACATCATCGTATACAAAATGATAATGCAACACTtcaaaagagaaaaatatatAGTAATAGGACATAGCTACGGAGGCCAAATTGGATTTCTCTTTGCCCAGCTGTACCCCGAGTATGTTGAAAAACTGATCATGTTTGACACTATTCACATCTTCCCAGTGCACACAGgacaattcaaacaaaatcTCAGAGACAAATTCGACTTTTGCATATCACTTGAtgaaaaaactaaaacaaacAACAGACCGACGTACACATACGCTGAGGCACTGCAGAAATTACAAGACCAAAGATTCAATGGATACATTTCCCCAGAGGCTGCTGAAACTCTGCTGCAGAGGGGTATCGCGTCTGTCGGCGACGGCAAGTACGTGTTTACAGTGGATCTGAGAATGAAACAGTTTATCAACCCGCTTCACGATTTTCGATACATCTTAGAGAcgctgaaaaaatttccggtcaCGTGTCCAGTGCTGATGGTTTTGGGTCGCGACTCAGAACTTCAACAAATGTACATGAAGCCTATTAcgaaatttttaaagaaatataaaaacattatgataaaaaatgtcgacgGGCATCATGACGTGCACAATAACGAACCAGAAATTGTGGCTCCATATGTAACAAAGTTTTTGTTAATGAAAAAGGCAAAATTATGA